The following DNA comes from Ptychodera flava strain L36383 chromosome 23 unlocalized genomic scaffold, AS_Pfla_20210202 Scaffold_24__1_contigs__length_23054250_pilon, whole genome shotgun sequence.
TTGCTGTGCAGTGGAGTTTTATTATTCATGTAGGTAATGTCATCGTAAAGTGTCATCGTTGCAGAGGGAGGGTGTAGTTTTGAGGTCATCGCCGTCATGAGACCAATCCCAATGTCCGTACCATGTGTAAATCTTGTCGCATTTACACCAGGAGGGCTGCTATCAATGTATGGCGTTACTTCAGCACAATTTTGGCGACCTGCTATCGCtgtgttgttgataaatgttgcAGGGTCCTCAGGCGAACTGTGCTGCTGTACCACGGTCGTGCTTTCGTTCAAAGATACTGGATGCGGTGCTACGATATATCCTGAACTTGTGTCACAATCCATGTCACTATACACAGGTGCTTGTGCCATGACCTCTTCACTGTATTCCGCCTGAAATCTTCCGCTGCTATCCTGAGCATGTGAAGACAGCGCATCAAAGTTCGCGGTTTCTTTACCGCATGAGCTTAACGGATTCGGAAATGGTTCTGCctgactggtacggctattTTCTGATTCATGTTTTCGCCTGCTCTGTGATAATCTGGCATTTTTCCTCATCGGCTCCGAAAGGCTGAATATTTTCTGCTGAATGGTATTCACAACAACTTCATCACGTTCTGTACATTGCTTGTCTTGTTGAACTCTGATCCCTGCTGAATCCTCATTCCAGACATTGAATACATTTTCAGAATCTGAATCATTTTCAGCTTTGATCTCAAGCGTCTCTGTTCGACTTTCAGGAATATTATCATCGTTTATGTCGGTCTGCTCTACAGCAAGAATGGTGGTTGCCTTAGCAACCAGCATATCTTCATCAATGATAGTTTCTCCATCACTCCTGTATATACAGTTTTGTGAAGATGAATTGCATGCCGTACCTTTCCGTTTCTTTGAAGAATTTCTCTGCAGATTCAGATTGTCCACTTTTCTTTCACCAGATTTTCTGTTCATGTAGGGAACCATATTCACGCTGATGGCACCAATTTggcaaagaaaattcaaaattgttgacttCCCTAGAAAGACAGAAAGGAGAACACAAAAACTGTATTCATGCAACCATCTGTATAcatgtgtggtgtgtgtgtgtgtgtgtgtgtgtgtgtgtgtgtgtgtggatgtatgtgtgtgtacatgatGCATGCCACATATAAATAAACACATCTACCGTACATTATCAGTAAGTCTCTTGAACCAGTTCCAACACACAAATACTAATAGCCTGTTCTATGCTttaaagggagggtgtcgtcggaactgcgagTGTGCAACTTTCTTATTTACAAactgtatttcatgcatgatatcaaaatacatcACATCAACATAGCTGCGACATGAATTTTATGagattcattgttaacaaatatgttttaattttcatctaTCGCCAATGTACCCTAGATAAATCATAAAGTGTTTACGTCGGTCACAGGGGTCCCTGgtaacctttgagcagagtacTAGTTCCAACAACACCCTTCCTTTAAGTTACTGTGGCTTGTACAACAGAAAGTCTTCACACTTCTGCTCAAACATTCTTCCTGCCTTAAGGGTACATATttccttgtttgggctataatgtttttattacatgcctctcttccATAGTTTTCACGCCACATCTTTATTTGCGAATGAAAATCATACGCTTAATTTCAATGTTAGACAAAAATCTTTTATATAGAATGATTTTTGTCCTTGAACGGCACactgatatatttaaatcaatgATATGAGGTTTATCGATTTTTCCGTtcataattttctaaaaacttgaTTTCCTATTTAAAACATGTAACTTGGACATTTTTAAATCCCAAAGTTGTCCAGTTGAAAATAgctccggttcactttcagtcaggCGATGACTATGTGGCCAGAGTGTGACGCCATCAACAAGTTatcattgaatcctatggagcatGTGATGTTTGGTACACAAGGCACAAAAAATAGGGAAAATCTTCATTCACTCCACTGGATTCAATGTCCACACAGGCCACAATAAACTCTATTTCATATATGCGTACCTGGGTTAATAAGAATGTCACAGATACGTATAACTCACCATGTTCAGAGACCTGGTCATTCTGTAATTGAGATAGTAACAGTTGACTTGACTCTTCAAAGTGTTGACTcagtttttgaattttatctGCATATTGCACTTCTTCCCAGATGTACTGACAGTCTGAAAAGAGAAACCAGCATTATTATCTTCATTCTGGACCTTGGGTCAGGGTGATGAACTTGAAGTTTAAGTAAAGCCATTTGAAACAATCCTGTATCTGTCTTTACCAAATGCAATATGAGTGTGTTCAAGAATAGAAATTGAATGATCAGACGTGAAGACTGAAGTCCAGTTGAACACTGTGTATTGTCTGTTTATTACTAAAGACAGAATGAATCTAGTGTTTTGTGTGTAATATGTGTGTGTGGTTTTTGCAATACAtttaataaatgaaaatatttaattgagaattttttttgacatgtatatcccttttcctgccagacagtaataactgtattacttctccatcagccaagtcagtaaaagcggtattgagccaaaacatgacgtattttcacccacttggcttggtatgttatagcatcttttgtccaaaaaaaattaagtttacagtattatgttttcaacagccttcaaatgtacagtattatgttaaaataaatcatatggaatacgttgtgtttcattaattttaatcatcttgtcctggtggtgaaatatggacttggcaggaaaagggatattcTTGTTTGATCCCTTTGgtcaaataaaacatatttgttgtggtggtgatgatgatgacaatgatgatgacgataatgatgatatgctaatgatgatgatcatgatgatatcgTCGACAGTGAATACATACTGGGACCCGTTACCCTGTCAGTGCCGTTCAATGGAGCTCGAGGTTTTACTGTGTGCCTAGGGTTGTGTTAGGAAGTTTTACCGTCCGACCAACAACCCAGGGCAAAACCTCGACGGTCCTAAGTACCACACCTGGTGGGCATCTCTAATAAATACCGATATTATAGGCCTGGACTTCACGAAACCTCCGGTTCAATTACCATTGGAGGTTGAAATGAGAGCTTTCCCTTCAAGTTCTACCTCCTAATTCATACAAACCTACCTTGGAGCGGAATGGGGTAATTCCCAGGCACTTCGACTCCATAGTCGTACTCAGAGTTAAAGACTATTTTCACAGTCCTGCACAAACGAAAAGAAATATCTTCCAAGTTGTCCATTACAGTAACAGACGTCAACTCCAAAACAAAACCCGCACTGTCGCTCCTCAGCGATATTGTTATTGCACTGTACAGTGGGAGCACCGCACAGCGCCACCAGGTCAAGCCTGCTGACTGGGTCATGACCTTTTTGCGAGGCTGAAGTTAGACACGgcttcggtttcggattcaatTATATACCCTCCATATTTCATGCGAAATAACTTGTTTGCAATATCAAATAACTTCTGTACGATATCAAATAACTTTTGTGCGATATCAAGGGATAGGTTTTCATTACATGTCCTTTTATTGCATATTTTCTCCAGATATTCATTGTTTCTTTCATTACATTTGGGTGGGATTCACTAATttaggaaaaaaaacaacacttttcGAAAGGAAATTCTGACAATTGCCTATAAAAGTGCACTTTTCATCAAAGGGCCTAAAgactcaaaaaacaaaaaagtgaaccaaaaaaaacccagcaaACAATCAGATGAGAAACATAGAAACCTAAGGACAAAATCAATAGAAGTCgtacaaacaaatacaaaaataaataaaaacccAACAAAAAGTCACAGATtcactggaaaaaaaaaaacttttgcaaatgtaCACCTGTAAGTAGAACAATTGTGAGACTTCTGATCAATACACATCATCACCTTGTTAGATATCCTCTCTCTATTTTGAAGATATCAAATATTAATggacattaatttatttttggatACAAGCTAAAACAG
Coding sequences within:
- the LOC139124597 gene encoding uncharacterized protein, whose protein sequence is MDNLEDISFRLCRTVKIVFNSEYDYGVEVPGNYPIPLQDCQYIWEEVQYADKIQKLSQHFEESSQLLLSQLQNDQVSEHGKSTILNFLCQIGAISVNMVPYMNRKSGERKVDNLNLQRNSSKKRKGTACNSSSQNCIYRSDGETIIDEDMLVAKATTILAVEQTDINDDNIPESRTETLEIKAENDSDSENVFNVWNEDSAGIRVQQDKQCTERDEVVVNTIQQKIFSLSEPMRKNARLSQSRRKHESENSRTSQAEPFPNPLSSCGKETANFDALSSHAQDSSGRFQAEYSEEVMAQAPVYSDMDCDTSSGYIVAPHPVSLNESTTVVQQHSSPEDPATFINNTAIAGRQNCAEVTPYIDSSPPGVNATRFTHGTDIGIGLMTAMTSKLHPPSATMTLYDDITYMNNKTPLHSNTIAASSSNADRSSDPGANAKGNSSSRRHKITSQQNRSRDTSNHIRLDRDTTVVLPTTDENDLISEQNQTPFDSGNIHAPALNNLDSAVHFGKYPVRQWSRQAFRDDGLARQFVCGECGKRFVHKRSLTFHMKIHQDKKLYVCNICGARSKYKSNLARHLAKHIGESFQCKTCGKSFQNKAVLIAHRKAHIREKNYKCEICSKMFSREKLLGIHMSKHVVGSVS